One window from the genome of Nitrosospira multiformis encodes:
- a CDS encoding amidohydrolase, producing MNSPKAQLILRNGQFTTLDRQNPQAAAVAISDGRFIAVGDDGEVMRFADSNTQVVDLNHRRVIPGLTDSHLHFIRGGLNYNMELRWDGIPSLVDAMRRLKEQVARTPAPQWVRIVGGFTEMQFAEKRLPTLNEINAVAPDTPVFILHLYDRALLNRAALRACGYDRNTPNPPGGLIAKDANGEPTGLLLAEPNALILYAALARGPKLPYEYQLNSTRHFMREMNRLGITGVIDAGGGFQKYPDDYKVIEDLHKAGELTVRIAYNLFTQKAGEEVSDFSKWTKMLKPGEGDGYYRHNGAGEMLVFSAADFEDFRMPRPDMAPNMENDLEAVVRILASNHSPFRLHATYNETISRALDVFEKVNRDIPFDGIHWFFDHAETVTDVNLERIAKLGGGIAIQHRMAYQGEYFVQRYGSKAAERTPPYKRMLEMGVNVGAGTDATRVASYDPWNALYWLTTGKTLGGLSLYPAENLVDRETALRLYTQANTWFSNEEGVKGQIKPGQYADLAVLSADYFKIPEDEIRNLVSVLTVVGGRIAHGDDEFNKLAPPLVPAMPDWSPVNHFGGYFKPAANAPAMHRLAQAACGCGTGCSVHGHAHGRAYQGAVDDGNQRGFWGVLGCSCWAV from the coding sequence ATGAACAGTCCTAAAGCCCAACTGATCCTTCGCAACGGCCAATTCACGACCCTGGATCGCCAGAATCCGCAAGCGGCGGCTGTCGCGATTTCCGACGGCCGTTTCATTGCCGTGGGGGATGACGGCGAGGTGATGCGCTTCGCTGACAGCAACACGCAGGTGGTGGATCTCAATCACCGCCGCGTCATTCCCGGCTTGACGGATTCGCATCTGCACTTCATCCGCGGTGGGCTCAATTACAACATGGAATTGCGCTGGGACGGTATCCCTTCGCTGGTTGATGCGATGCGTCGCCTGAAGGAACAGGTGGCGCGCACGCCTGCGCCGCAATGGGTGCGTATCGTCGGTGGCTTTACTGAGATGCAGTTCGCCGAAAAACGATTGCCGACGCTCAACGAAATCAACGCGGTCGCACCGGATACGCCGGTTTTCATCTTGCATCTCTACGACCGTGCACTGCTTAACCGCGCAGCACTACGCGCCTGCGGCTACGACCGTAACACCCCCAACCCGCCGGGTGGACTGATTGCCAAGGATGCCAACGGAGAACCGACGGGCCTGCTGCTGGCGGAACCGAATGCGCTGATTTTGTATGCGGCACTGGCCAGAGGCCCCAAGCTGCCTTACGAGTATCAGCTCAATTCCACGCGCCACTTCATGCGTGAGATGAACCGCCTGGGTATAACCGGCGTGATCGATGCTGGCGGCGGTTTTCAGAAATATCCGGATGACTACAAGGTTATCGAGGATTTGCACAAGGCTGGCGAGTTGACCGTGCGCATTGCCTACAACTTGTTTACGCAGAAAGCGGGAGAGGAGGTTTCAGATTTCTCGAAATGGACAAAGATGCTGAAGCCAGGCGAAGGAGACGGCTACTACCGGCATAATGGTGCCGGTGAGATGCTGGTATTTTCCGCGGCGGATTTCGAGGATTTCCGCATGCCACGCCCGGATATGGCGCCGAACATGGAGAACGACCTGGAAGCCGTGGTGCGTATCCTTGCCAGCAATCACTCGCCGTTCCGCCTGCATGCGACCTATAACGAGACCATCTCGCGTGCACTGGACGTATTCGAGAAGGTGAACCGGGACATTCCCTTCGATGGCATACACTGGTTTTTCGATCATGCCGAAACCGTGACCGACGTCAACCTGGAACGTATCGCCAAACTTGGCGGCGGAATCGCCATTCAGCACCGGATGGCCTATCAGGGCGAGTATTTCGTGCAACGCTACGGCAGCAAGGCTGCGGAGCGCACCCCCCCTTATAAGCGCATGCTGGAAATGGGCGTGAACGTCGGCGCAGGTACCGATGCCACTCGCGTGGCCAGCTATGACCCATGGAATGCACTCTACTGGCTTACTACCGGCAAGACCCTGGGCGGTCTTTCGCTGTATCCGGCGGAAAATCTGGTGGATCGCGAGACGGCGCTACGCCTCTATACCCAGGCGAATACCTGGTTCTCGAACGAAGAAGGCGTCAAAGGTCAGATCAAGCCCGGACAATACGCCGACCTTGCCGTGCTGTCCGCCGACTACTTCAAGATTCCGGAAGACGAAATTCGAAATCTTGTTTCGGTGCTGACGGTTGTTGGCGGGCGTATCGCCCACGGCGACGACGAATTCAACAAGCTTGCCCCGCCCTTGGTCCCGGCCATGCCGGACTGGTCGCCAGTGAATCACTTCGGGGGCTACTTCAAACCCGCGGCAAACGCGCCTGCCATGCACCGTCTCGCTCAGGCAGCCTGTGGTTGCGGA
- the ycaC gene encoding isochorismate family cysteine hydrolase YcaC, producing the protein MDKSFKYNRLSKDDAAILMVDHQAGLISLVQDFSPNEFKNNVLALAACGKYFKLPTILTTSFEEGPNGPLVPELKEMFPDAPYIARPGNINAWDNEDFVNAIKKTGRKQLIIAGVVTEVCVAFPALSAIEAGYEVFVVSDASGTFNEVTRDAAWMRMQAAGVQMMSWFGVACELHRDWRNDIEGLGALFSNYLPNYRNLMTSYFAITKK; encoded by the coding sequence ATGGACAAATCTTTCAAATACAACCGGCTCTCCAAGGACGACGCCGCTATCCTGATGGTTGACCATCAGGCAGGCCTGATCTCGCTGGTGCAGGACTTTTCACCTAACGAGTTCAAGAACAATGTGCTCGCCCTGGCAGCCTGTGGCAAGTATTTCAAGCTGCCGACCATCCTGACAACAAGTTTCGAGGAGGGCCCGAACGGGCCGCTGGTGCCGGAACTCAAGGAAATGTTTCCTGATGCGCCTTACATCGCGCGCCCCGGCAACATCAATGCCTGGGACAATGAAGATTTCGTCAATGCAATCAAAAAGACCGGCCGCAAGCAGCTCATTATCGCCGGGGTGGTGACTGAAGTCTGTGTGGCTTTTCCGGCGTTGTCCGCCATCGAGGCAGGCTACGAGGTGTTCGTGGTTTCCGACGCTTCCGGCACTTTCAACGAAGTGACCCGCGACGCTGCCTGGATGCGAATGCAGGCGGCAGGCGTGCAGATGATGAGCTGGTTCGGTGTGGCTTGCGAACTGCATCGCGACTGGCGCAACGATATCGAAGGACTGGGTGCCCTGTTCTCGAATTATCTTCCGAATTATCGGAATCTGATGACGAGTTACTTCGCCATCACCAAGAAGTAA
- a CDS encoding isochorismatase family protein: MSHIKPEETLMLLIDHQSGLFQLVKDIPVPDLRRNAIALAKVATLLQIPVITSASVPDGPNGPLIPEIHQAAPHAQYVGRRGEINVWDSADFVKAVEATGRKTLILAGTLTSVCMAFPSISAVAAGYKVYAVVDASGNSSVMGTDLTIARIVQAGVIPIDTLAVISELQQTWNRPDAMAFADIYADFNMPHYRLLIESYDKAQAVQKAKT, translated from the coding sequence ATGAGCCACATCAAACCCGAAGAAACCCTCATGCTTCTCATCGACCATCAGAGTGGTCTGTTCCAGCTGGTCAAGGATATCCCGGTACCGGATCTGCGCCGTAACGCGATCGCACTTGCCAAAGTCGCTACGCTGCTCCAGATTCCGGTCATTACTTCGGCTTCGGTGCCGGACGGTCCGAACGGTCCGCTCATTCCCGAAATTCATCAAGCGGCCCCACATGCTCAATATGTGGGGCGTCGCGGTGAGATCAATGTCTGGGATAGTGCTGATTTCGTCAAGGCTGTCGAAGCGACCGGCCGCAAAACGCTGATTCTGGCCGGTACGCTCACCAGCGTGTGCATGGCTTTTCCCTCCATCAGCGCGGTGGCCGCTGGTTACAAGGTCTATGCCGTGGTGGATGCCTCGGGCAACTCGAGCGTGATGGGTACCGATCTGACCATTGCCCGCATCGTGCAAGCGGGCGTGATTCCGATCGACACGCTTGCGGTTATTTCGGAGCTGCAACAAACCTGGAATCGACCGGATGCGATGGCGTTCGCCGATATTTACGCCGACTTCAACATGCCCCATTATCGGCTGCTGATCGAGAGTTACGACAAGGCGCAGGCGGTGCAGAAGGCGAAGACATGA